Within the Candidatus Omnitrophota bacterium genome, the region GAATATTGCCGGCGGCGTCTTTTTCTTGACTTATGGCGTAATTGCCGTCGGTGCGCCCCTTGTCGTTTTGAACGATTACATATTGAACATTGCCGTCTCCAATGGGTCCGTATGTTCCAGCTTTGTCGTTATCCCATTCCACATACACTTCCCACCGTTCGCAGAACCAGGCATCGCCGGAGATGACGCCGCCGTTCCATTGGCTCAATTGGGAGGCGTTGACGTCGTCCTCGGAATAGGCGGCGATGTAAATTTCATTCGTCTGATCGTTCCAGGCCACCGAAAACCAGTTGTCCTGCGTGCTCAATTCGCTGGTATTGATGGCGTAGGCGGGATAGAACTCCTCGCAGGAACGCTTTTCCAAGGTGTTTGGCCAATCGCTGAAATCGCCGTCAACGGTGATGGGTTTAATCTGGTACGCCGTGACGGTTTTGGGATTGGTTCCCGCTTGCGGATCGTGATGAACAGGCTTCTGCGCAAAACATAACGTTGCGGTCAAAAAAATAGTAGCTCCAAAAATAAATCTTTTCATACTTGCCCCCTTTTCTTTTTTTAAAATGCGTCCCATAAAGAGACTTAGAAAGAAAGATAATCCTTCTCAAAAGAGAATGTCAAGTTTTAAGTACTAAATGGTTAAATATAATTTCTGTCTGACGTTAGAGAATGGCGGGAAAGAAATGATGAATGATGAATGATAATCTCTCCTGCCAAAGTATTTTTTGCGGTTGCGACGCCTGCGCTTCCAGGCGAAGAATAGGGATTAGCGATTTTTTTTCGATGATTTATTGGAAAATTCTATTGACGAAAGCGGGATTCGCCTATTATAATTTAGCCAAAATTGAGTTTTTTCGCCCTCTGTCGGCCGGATAAGAAAAAGGTCTGGCATCATCCCTCCTCTATCTTACTCTAGCAACCGGCTGTCGGAGGGTTTTTTTATTTCGCCAATTCCGCTTTCAAATAGTCAATGGCCGGGATCGGCGTCGGATCTTGATGGTAGAGATAGGCGAGATAGACGCTGACGTAATCCCCGAAATGGATAGTGGACATCATGCGCGCCAGCAGTCCTTCTCCCCGGCTTTGCCATTCCAGGATTTCCGTTCCTGACGCGGCGAGAATTTGTTTCATCGCCTGAAAGCGCTTCAATGTTTGCGGGTGATATCCCTCGTCCAGCAGGTAAATCGCTTTGAGATGCTTCAGCGTCTCCTGGGGATGGCTCCACCCCAATATTTCATTGTGGTTCATTTCCGGCAGCGCGGAATCGTGGGCGAAGGTTTTGGCGTTTTCATTGAATTGACTGCGCCAGCGGACGGCGACGGGTTGGAAAGCGTCCTGTCCCGCATAGATGACGGGGATGCTATCCTTCAATTGTTCCGCCATGCGCTTGGCGGGATTTTCCTCGTAAGGAACATCGAATCCATAGAGTTTTTGCGATTCTTCCAGCGCTTTGTACATCGCCGCCAACTTGGGCGTTTGGTTTTCGATCCAGCCCCAGCGCTCGAAGAGAACCAGCAATGGAAGAAATGAATAGCCGAGCGCAGCCCGGGGCGAGTATCCGGAAGGTATTTCCAGACGCGGACATCCATCCTCGACGCAGCGGCGGGAAATTTCGCCGCCGGTGGTTATGGCTTGGATGAAGGCGCCCCGTTCTTTGGCTTCTTCGTAAGCGGAGAGCGTCTCTTCCGTATTTCCCGAATAGGAACTGACGATGACGAGGGTTTTCAATCCGACGGAATGGGGCATCGAATAATTGCGCGCGATTTCGATGGAGATGGGAGATTTCCAATTGGCGTAAGCCCGCAGCAAATCCCCCCCAATGGCCGAGCCTCCCATGCCGCAGACGACGACGCGATCGATCTCGCCTAGATGGGGCAGAATAAATTCGCGCGCCAAGGCTTCTCCGTGAACGCATTGTTCCCGGAACGATTCCACGAAACCGAGCATATCTTGAGGGTCGATGGTTTTCCGGAAGTCGGGGTTGTCGAGAAGATGAGTCATTACGCCAAGTTCCTTTCGCCGTGCAATGGATGAACGAAAGTAAAATTTTAACGGCTCCGAAGCCGTCAGGCTAGATTCATTCGCTATGAGGAAAGGGAGGGGAAGGGAGGCGGTTGGGAAATAGGAGACAGTACTCCGCCGCGGGCAGAAAATCTGGAGGGACCGATCTTTGTTCGTTATTCCCCAACCGTCGACGATGGGTTCGTGGAATCGACGCTGGCTGAAGCGTCTTCCGTTTCGGCGCCGTCGATTTGGTAGCCGTTCAAATACTGCTGCCGGAATTCTTCGATGCCTTGCATAACCAGGTTATACGTCTTCTTGATATTGGCGCCGATTTCGCCGAGATTGTCGAAATGGCCAAGAATTTTTTCCGCTTCTTGAAAGCCTTGCTGGACGGCGCCGCCGATCAAGTCCGAAAAACCGTTGACTTTATCTTCCCGGCTGGCGTCTTGATGATTCTGGAGGTAAGCGCCGAAGAAACCAGTGGCGAAGCCTACGATCCGCTGCGAAGTATTTTCGGGGCTGAAGAATTCCATCAGCTCCTGCGCCGAGGCGTTTTCCGAGGGCGTTATATCCGCATTCTCCACGGCGTCCGGAGCGTTCGCCGCCGTCTGGCCGTAGTATTTCTGAAGTTGCGATTTGACTTGGTCGTAAACAACGTCTATGGCTTCTTTCAGAGCTGCCGGATCGCTGTTTAGATCGGACGACAATATTACAGCGTCGCCTTGGGAGGTCTTCGCCGCTGGAATGGGAGTATTTACAACAGCCGCCGTTGAATAGACGCTGCTTTTTATTCCTATGGAGAGAGAGAGCAAATCGGTCTCCTTCACTTTGGGGGCGGCGGCGTATTTATCCGGTGAAGATTCCTTGATCTTGCGGCTTTCGTCCCGCGCCGGTTTGGTTTGGGATAAAGGTCCCGAACGATTCGCTATCGTAGAACTGACTGGATCCAACATGATACCGACTCCTTGCCTTCAACTTCATATCTCAATGCGCTTCACAGAGGATAATCCAGTTTCATTATCGGCAAAGATGACGTTTATCTTAAGCTTTACGCCGTTAAGAATAACGGACTAAGTCATGAATTCGCGATGCGAAGCATCTCTTCATCGATTTCTTTTCGGATATGATCCAACCTCATTCGCAATTCCATCCAACGCGCCCGCATTTCTTGCAGGGGACGCGACAATTCCGCGGCGATCCAAGGGATGAATTCCTCGAACCAGCTGTCGCCGAATTCTTCCGCTCCTTCCCGCAAGACGCGGCGCGTTCCATTAGCGAATAATATTATCAACCAGACGGTATAAAAAACAAGCAAAAATACGGCGCTCTCCAATAATGCCCCCGCTCCCGCCAAGGAGATGGCCATGGCGATCATATCACCGATCCCAGCCAGCGAGAAAAAATGTTGTTCCCTTTGCGCCATGTGCAGCAAAACCGGCTGCAAAACCGGAAACCAGAGCAGGGGAAAATAGACTCCGAACCGTTTCCATCCCTTCGGCGCCGATATTCCCGCCGCAGCGCGTTGTACGACCTTTTCTTCATAAGCGTTCAAGAGGCGGCCGAATTCCCTGTCCACCTGTTGGGCGTAATCGTGCGCGGCTTTCATGCGGCCCAAGGATATAGATAGATTTTCTCTCAACGCGAGATGGATTTCCTGCATCCGGGCCGAAGCCGTGGTTCCTTCGAAGCGCAAAAGGTCGCGCGGCGTTTCCGCGCCGCCGTCTCCCGCTGGAGCGGAACCGAGACTGCGCCCCGCCAGCGAAACGATTCCCGCCAGCGGATAGCAAAGGTGGCGCAGGATAGGCCAGCTCTCGATTCGCCGATAAAACAAGTTCGTACTGATTCTCCGCCGCATCTGTTCCAATATTTGTATACGCTGAAGCACGGTTCGGCAATATTCATCTCCAAACTGTTCGCCGATGGTTTTTTGCAGATTTTCCAGATGCCGATCGATTTCTTCGATTTTTTCCGTCAAGGCGTAGCGTCCGGATAGCCGAGCCAGATTCTTGTCGAATTCCGCTTGAATGTTTTTTGCCTTCGCTTTGAGAATCTCTTCGATCGAATGGCGGCGAATCAAGCGGGTGTAAAGTGCGTTGTAATCGAAGCGATTCGGTTCCCGCGCGGAAATCAGCAGCAGACGGTCCTGTTCCGGCGGGGCCAGGCGCCTTTTGCGGCATTCTTTTTCCAAGTAATTCCCTATTTCCCGGCGTACGGTTTCGGAGTCGGCGGCGCCGTCCAGCTGATCCATTTTATTAAGGACGATGTAGTAGTTTTCGTTGCTTTGCGCGATGGATTCAAGGCGGTCTGCGAATTCGTGGTCGCCGTATTTGCGGGGAGTAACGATCCAGACGATGCCCTGTAGATGGCGCGAAAGGCTCCGAACATCGCTGCGATGGGTTTCGAAGCGGCTGTCGAAATCGGGAAAATCGAGCAGAACCACGTTGCGCAATTCGTCCCGGTTGTGCGGAGCGTACAACACGCGGCCTCCGGCTTCGCCCATGAGCCGTTTGCGCAGCGTAGGCTGATCTTTCTCATGGCAGTAGGCGACGGCGGTTTTGGTTCCTTCGTCCAGCAAGTCGGTGTCGATGGAGATGCGGCTGCCCGCCAGCTGGTTGATGAGGGTTGTCTTGCCCACGTCCTTGCCGCCCATGATGCCGTAGAGAAACAAAGTATCCTCTTCGGCCTCTCCGCTTTGAAAGACGAGCGCGTCCGGCGTCATTCCGGTCAGCGCCGCCAAATCGCGGTTCAATTCTTCCAATTGCCGGCGTAGAAATTCAATTTTCATGGTTTTGGCTGTAGGTCCTCAGCGCCTCCAGGATGGGATCGGCGTCTTCCAGCGCGATGGAGCGGCGAATCTCGTTCAATTGTTCGATTTCGCGCAGGAGCGTCCGCCGGACGATATCGTTGACATTTTGTTGAAATTTCCGCTTCGTTTTTTCGAAGGGTCCCAGAGGAATGTAGCGGAACAAACTGGGCGCCAACGCCCAGGAACCGAATCCGGGCAGCGTGAAAGCGTCCACCGCCAACGCCGCCGCTACGCCCAAGGCCACCAGTGGATCGTTCTTCAACGAAGTTTTGAGACTATCCGAAGCGAGCAGGTCGCGGCATTGCGTCTCGAAGGTTTGCACCGCCTCGCTCAACGAACCGGCGAGGGAGCCGTTCAGAGCCAAGGCGGCGGCGCGGAATTCCGGCGCGATTTCCATGAGACCTTGGCTTTCCGCATGATGCAGAATGCAATTTTTCAATCGTTCGCGATGATCGCTCAGGCGCTGGCGTACTTCCTCTTCCAATTTTTTCAAATCCAGATGCAGCGCATGGGAAAGAATTTGGTCCTTGCGATTACCGAAAGCCAGTTGAACGCTTTCGCGCAGGGAGCCGGTCTTCGCCGTTCTCTTCATGAATTGATAAAGATTGCTGACGGCGAAGCGCTTCAATCCCATATGATGCAGCGCTTGGATAACATCGTCATGCAGAATCTTGCGCAGTTCGATGGGTGGCTCTTTCGCCAGCGAAGATTGGATTTCGGCGGAAAGCGATTCTTGCAAGGATTGGAGCGCTTCCCGCCGCCTCCGATTTTCGTCGAGCAACTCTTGGGCCAGGGGGGCCGCGTTCTTAAAGAGAGGAGCGAGCGGCGCAGGATGCCGGACTTTGCGCAACGCTTCCCGGAAACGCAAAAACTCCGGCTCGCATCCGAAACGCTTGCCTCTGCCGATGTTGGGCAATACGTAAATGGATTCTACGCCGAAAAAACGCATGGATTCGCGCAAATCGCGATGGTTCAAATCCACCTGATCCAATCCCCGGTTGTTCAACACGCAAAAACGCGATTGTTGCAGCGTCGCCGCCGGTTCGGCGAAGGATTCGTAATCGCGATGATAAAGGGTTTCGTCGTCGACTACGAAAACCGCCGCATCCAGCCAGGGCATGAGCTGCATCGCCAACAGCCGCTCGTCGCGCGCCAGGGTGGTGTTGATGTCGGGCAGATCGATAAGGATTGTGTTTTCCCATTGCGGATCGGAAGAAGCCGTCCAAAGCAGCGCTCCGGGAGCGCCGGCCGCTTTCTCTCCATTGGCGACCATTTCGCGCTTCAGAGAAGGGAAAAGCAGTTTCCCCAGTTTCTTTTCCAACTCGTCCACCAGGCGCCAAAAGCGATCCTGGCCCAACATCACCGGCCCGCGCGTATTATGGGTTTTCCAGCCGGTAAGGCTCAATTCCCGGCCGGCCAGGCTATTGAAGAGAGTCGATTTTCCCGTTCCCGTACAGCCGATGAAACCGGCGAAAACGGGACGGTTTACGCC harbors:
- a CDS encoding bifunctional phosphoglucose/phosphomannose isomerase, yielding MTHLLDNPDFRKTIDPQDMLGFVESFREQCVHGEALAREFILPHLGEIDRVVVCGMGGSAIGGDLLRAYANWKSPISIEIARNYSMPHSVGLKTLVIVSSYSGNTEETLSAYEEAKERGAFIQAITTGGEISRRCVEDGCPRLEIPSGYSPRAALGYSFLPLLVLFERWGWIENQTPKLAAMYKALEESQKLYGFDVPYEENPAKRMAEQLKDSIPVIYAGQDAFQPVAVRWRSQFNENAKTFAHDSALPEMNHNEILGWSHPQETLKHLKAIYLLDEGYHPQTLKRFQAMKQILAASGTEILEWQSRGEGLLARMMSTIHFGDYVSVYLAYLYHQDPTPIPAIDYLKAELAK
- a CDS encoding DUF5610 domain-containing protein, whose protein sequence is MLDPVSSTIANRSGPLSQTKPARDESRKIKESSPDKYAAAPKVKETDLLSLSIGIKSSVYSTAAVVNTPIPAAKTSQGDAVILSSDLNSDPAALKEAIDVVYDQVKSQLQKYYGQTAANAPDAVENADITPSENASAQELMEFFSPENTSQRIVGFATGFFGAYLQNHQDASREDKVNGFSDLIGGAVQQGFQEAEKILGHFDNLGEIGANIKKTYNLVMQGIEEFRQQYLNGYQIDGAETEDASASVDSTNPSSTVGE
- a CDS encoding GTPase domain-containing protein: MKIEFLRRQLEELNRDLAALTGMTPDALVFQSGEAEEDTLFLYGIMGGKDVGKTTLINQLAGSRISIDTDLLDEGTKTAVAYCHEKDQPTLRKRLMGEAGGRVLYAPHNRDELRNVVLLDFPDFDSRFETHRSDVRSLSRHLQGIVWIVTPRKYGDHEFADRLESIAQSNENYYIVLNKMDQLDGAADSETVRREIGNYLEKECRKRRLAPPEQDRLLLISAREPNRFDYNALYTRLIRRHSIEEILKAKAKNIQAEFDKNLARLSGRYALTEKIEEIDRHLENLQKTIGEQFGDEYCRTVLQRIQILEQMRRRISTNLFYRRIESWPILRHLCYPLAGIVSLAGRSLGSAPAGDGGAETPRDLLRFEGTTASARMQEIHLALRENLSISLGRMKAAHDYAQQVDREFGRLLNAYEEKVVQRAAAGISAPKGWKRFGVYFPLLWFPVLQPVLLHMAQREQHFFSLAGIGDMIAMAISLAGAGALLESAVFLLVFYTVWLIILFANGTRRVLREGAEEFGDSWFEEFIPWIAAELSRPLQEMRARWMELRMRLDHIRKEIDEEMLRIANS
- a CDS encoding GTPase domain-containing protein; this translates as MSSERSNIEAAQTLVLSAERLRSFSFPEAAAEALLNLSALAALRAGLGVNRPVFAGFIGCTGTGKSTLFNSLAGRELSLTGWKTHNTRGPVMLGQDRFWRLVDELEKKLGKLLFPSLKREMVANGEKAAGAPGALLWTASSDPQWENTILIDLPDINTTLARDERLLAMQLMPWLDAAVFVVDDETLYHRDYESFAEPAATLQQSRFCVLNNRGLDQVDLNHRDLRESMRFFGVESIYVLPNIGRGKRFGCEPEFLRFREALRKVRHPAPLAPLFKNAAPLAQELLDENRRRREALQSLQESLSAEIQSSLAKEPPIELRKILHDDVIQALHHMGLKRFAVSNLYQFMKRTAKTGSLRESVQLAFGNRKDQILSHALHLDLKKLEEEVRQRLSDHRERLKNCILHHAESQGLMEIAPEFRAAALALNGSLAGSLSEAVQTFETQCRDLLASDSLKTSLKNDPLVALGVAAALAVDAFTLPGFGSWALAPSLFRYIPLGPFEKTKRKFQQNVNDIVRRTLLREIEQLNEIRRSIALEDADPILEALRTYSQNHEN